The segment CCCAGGAACCACATCCAGAAACTCTGCTTTTTGGCTCTCTGACTCTCAAGGGGTCAAGATGCCCATGTTACaagtatatatgtgtgtgtacgTGTATATATGAGTACAGGAATACAGATGTACATGTTGTGTTTATATACTGCTATATATGTCAAATTTCACAAGAGCTAGAGTGATAAAATACATGAAGTATCTCCTACCTGGAATATGATGGTTGGCATCAGCCCAATAGCAAATACCTCTGGGCTGGTGGAAAGCTGGGCCATGGGGTTGGTACAGGTGTTGCCACCTTTCTGGGCAAGCCTGCTCGAGTAATTAGCCAAATGGCCCTTCTACACAAACACAACTTCCCTAGAGCTCCAAAACGCTTCCGTGGCCACATTTTCTGGCCACCCTGTAGATCATGGGCAGCCCCCAGAGAAGACTTCCAGCACTTTAACAGAAATTGAGCCAGGGAGGGGTTGCCAACAGAGCTGTCACATTTCTCCTGAATCCAGCCTGCACCTTTCTTTTCAGCACATACATACCCAGACACCTTCTCCCTGCCCCATGTGTCGCTGCTGCAGCAGTGACGTCCCAGGGCTTGATGGTGCATAGCAAGAGCCTCCAGCAACATCCCAACCTTATGGCATTGGTGGTGGCGGCATTTAACTGTGAAACATGTGAGGGAATCTGGACATAGCTGCCAAAGGATTAAGCAGAAATGAAAGAtccatgtcttcctgcagggaagTCTGTTCAGTTTTGCATTTCTGAGTCACGCTGTAAAGGAGGAGCTTGAACATGCTGAACCCACTTGTATTGACACCAGTTCATGGAGACGTTGGGAGGGTGCAGGGAGCATGTGCCGGCAGAGGTGGGGGGAGCAGCCTGCAGCAGAGGGGCTGGCCAAGCTCCCCATCCCATACCTAGCCCTGCTTCTGCCTCCCCCTTGTTGCCCACCTGAACAATGGACACTGCTGGGGGGTCCTGTGCTCTTTTGATGGGATCCTCCTGCTGCTCATGGGCTCCCTTGGGCTCTTTAGGGTCACCCAAGCCACCCTCTGCATTCACCCCAGGGGAATGCCTGTAAGCATCacccctgctgctccagcactgaCTTTCCCAGGCCTTTTGCTCCAGAGCTTAAAAAAAGAGTCACATTTGTGACTGCCTCCATCCTTCCCCTGCCTCCTCACTCCTGCCTGGAAAACACAGCCCATTTCCTGCAGCTTGGGATGTATTTGTCTTCATTGCCATAGTGACAACATGTAAATATTTGGGGCTGGTGGGGTTTTGATCAGATTTTGAAAGTCTTGAAGAGGCTGGCAAATCCATTGTTTATGTTACTGCGTTTTGCATAGAGTCCCATGACTTGCAGtgaggcagagcagcctgggatgcctgtgggcagcagggccacgGGTGTTTTGCTGGCACCTGTCAGGTTGCTGGCTGAAGCAGCTCTTTGCAAGCCATGACCCTGTGGATGATGCACCAGGAAACCAACATGGGGATGAACCATCCAGGCCCTGTGGAGCAGGGGTTTATCACATTTCCCTCAAGGCTGAAATGAGACCCTGTGGGCTGCTTTTCATGTATGCCCTTGCCCCATGCTCAGGTGTGACTTATTCTGTTAGCAGAGGGCTGGTTTTGAATCATTAGAAAGCAGCTAGTCTTTTTTAGACAGCCTATGGAAACACATGGCCTGGGCAGATAGGaggagacaggagagagagatgCAGGCTACACAAACTCAACAGGGTCTACACTCTGAGAAGAAGTTCTAGAACACTTCTGTTCTAGAAGCCAGGgcattatttttcatgtttccaATGATGGGTTtgtgtttggtttggatttttcaAATTGGATCTGAACAGCTGAAACTTcagctttcttttcccccagcatgtctttccttcctcctgtgCTAGACGCTGAGTTTGTGCAGAAGCATTGCTTTGGCGTGCCTACTGCAGAGAGAAGCAACTGAAACGGGAGAGCCCTCTGGCAACCCCCGGAGCTGCATCCCAGCACACCACAAGGGCGGTGCGCTGGGATGTGGCACAGGATGTGCCCTGGCAGCTCAAGGCATCGTGCAAAGGCTGGAGTGAGCACAAGTTCTGAGTTGCTAAGCAGTCCCAGTGTTTTGGACCATTTTATCCTCTTGTTTTTGTATTTAGAGTGAAGCAAACAGGCTGACTCCgagtggagctgctggggaagcGGTGCCACAGGCTCGCTCTGCTCACCCTGGTGCCAACCAGGCACATCCTGCGGCACCTGCTTCTGCCGTACAGCGGTCCCTGCCATCCTTGTCACAGTGCCATCTTTGCTGTACgtgtcagtgtcactgctgtccctgccGTGCCCCGTCCCTGGCCGGCTCGCGCTGTGCCTGCTGACTGGCTGCTTTCTGAAGGAAGGTGATGCAAATCGGGCAGGGGATGTATCTCACATCACCTTGGCCAGGGAGGGGAGCACCTGCAGAGTACCTGTACAGTCTCAGCAGCGCCCTGGGAAGCTGGGAGAAGGGAGCGAGCCTGGGCCAAACCAGCAATATGGGCAACACTGTGAGAAAAATTGTCACGTTCTAAGGAGTCCTAAGAAGGCAAAGTCAGCACCTCAGAGTCTCCAGCTAATGCCAAGCTCCGCAGCACCAGGGATGTGTCAGCTGGCCACATGGCTCCTGGTCACTGCAGAGCTGAGGCTGCTCCCTCAACCTTATGGGTCCCAACTCCAGGGAGTTTCTGCAAACTGGTCTTTTGTGGGAGAGGAAAGAGATGGTAAGAGAGGAAACACCAGGACATCTGACAATCCAAAGCATGGGGGGAGGTGCCTAGCAACACCTCTGGGTGCTCTAGGTGGTATAGAGAAAGCAAAGCGGCTGCAGGAGAAGGGGCAGATGTTTAGACAGAAGCAGCAGGGATGCttcacacagccctgctgcattGCTACTTGATTAACTCATGATAAAACTCCGACCGCACAAATCTGGGCAGGGAGTCCTTTTCCATCAGGGCAAAGATCCTCTTCTGGGCCATGTCAAAGCTGGTTGGTGATGGCTCCACCAGGTTCTTCATGGTCACAGCCTTGGTGAAGTGGTCGATGTTCACCTGTCATGAGAGTGTAAGAGGGATGGGAGCCTGCCTTTGGAGGTCTGAGTGATGGTCTCCCCTTGCCTGCTCTGTCCCACAACAATCACGCAAAGGGTGAGGGGAGGGACTGAAGCAGGTTTATTTCTCTGGAAGAATTATTGGTGGCAAAGCTGTCAGGAtgagctctgtcctgctgcaaAGCTAACTTGGGGAGGAAGATTACTGTACAATTCCATCCCTTATGATTGATGTCACGCCTCTGTGGGGAAGGGGGGGACAGGCATGTGTTGGGGGTGCCCATGGCTGGAGACAGCCCAGCAGAGGCTGAGcatgcaaacaggggctccaGGGTTGTGAAGGATGGGAGTGCAGCACGTGGGAATGGGGTTGCCCCTTGACAAGGATACAGCCCTCCGAGCCCCTCAGCCACGGCACGAGGTGCCCTGCAGCCATCGCTGTCCTTCGGGATGGAAGCTGACAGGGTTGCAGCCTCATCCCTCCTAGTACCATCTCTTGCCCCATGGCCACTGACCTCTTTGGGTGCCTCAGTCTGGATGAACTCCTCATAGATCTTTTTGGCCTTCTCTGCCATCTTCACAGGGGACTTGGTTTTCTTGTAGTCCTCGCAGGCCACCCAGAACTCGGCGTTCTCCTCGCTGAACTCGGAGCGCAGGAAGCTGCGGAAGCTGGCGAGCCCATCTGGGGGGGCAAGGGGGAGGTGAGCCCTCTCTTGAGCACTGGCAGTGCAAGGGGGGCAAGCCCTCACTGAGCACCCCAGGGGATGTGGAAAGAGGGGAGGTGTCCA is part of the Anomalospiza imberbis isolate Cuckoo-Finch-1a 21T00152 chromosome 9, ASM3175350v1, whole genome shotgun sequence genome and harbors:
- the LOC137479013 gene encoding regulator of G-protein signaling 5, producing MCKGLAALPHTCLERAKEIKTKLGTLLQKPDSTIDFIIPYPEKPEKPPKAQKPSPEEALQWRDSLEKLLQNPYGLASFRSFLRSEFSEENAEFWVACEDYKKTKSPVKMAEKAKKIYEEFIQTEAPKEVNIDHFTKAVTMKNLVEPSPTSFDMAQKRIFALMEKDSLPRFVRSEFYHELIK